From Erwinia sp. HDF1-3R, one genomic window encodes:
- the gspE gene encoding type II secretion system ATPase GspE, translating to MTGRQRDPIPSLPFSWVKQHGALVSEGPGSLRVVCRENVTLSALMEIQRLFPAIGELERVSQSHFEHTLAEVYQNNTGAMANIGSEIDFYALAEEIPSHIDLLDSNDDAPIIRLINAMLGEAIKEAASDVHIEPFEKRLLIRFRVDGILHNVLEPQRQLASLLVSRIKVMAKLDIAEKRLPQDGRIALRIAGRAVDVRVSTLPTQYGERVVMRLLDKNNARLTLSYSGMSAACREGLTQLVHQPHGLILVTGPTGSGKSTTLYAALNEIDSGVRNVMTVEDPIEYELDGIGQTQVNSRVEMTFARGLRALLRQDPDVVLVGEIRDAETAQVAVQASMTGHLVLSTLHTNTAAGAITRLQDMGIEPFLLANTLAGVMSQRLVRTLCTHCSTQTTASLEEQQLTGCLQPTLMLSRAVGCEHCKQTGYQGRTGIHELIILDQEVRTALSQGKSEQEIEALVHQRTATLRQDGISKVLAGLTTLEEVARVTREV from the coding sequence GTGACAGGCAGGCAACGGGATCCGATTCCATCGCTGCCTTTCTCATGGGTTAAGCAGCACGGCGCGTTGGTATCAGAGGGGCCGGGAAGCCTGCGCGTGGTCTGTCGTGAGAATGTCACCCTTTCCGCGCTGATGGAGATTCAGCGCCTCTTTCCCGCCATCGGGGAGTTGGAACGGGTCAGTCAGTCCCACTTTGAACATACCCTTGCAGAGGTTTATCAAAATAATACTGGCGCGATGGCAAATATTGGCAGTGAAATTGATTTTTATGCACTGGCAGAGGAGATCCCCAGCCACATCGATCTGCTGGATAGCAATGATGACGCGCCTATTATCAGACTGATTAACGCCATGCTTGGCGAAGCGATTAAAGAAGCGGCGTCAGATGTGCACATAGAACCCTTTGAAAAGCGTCTGCTGATCCGTTTCCGGGTGGACGGCATTTTACATAACGTCCTGGAACCTCAGCGTCAGCTGGCTTCATTACTGGTTTCCCGTATCAAAGTCATGGCGAAGCTGGATATTGCCGAAAAGCGCCTTCCTCAGGATGGGCGCATTGCCTTACGTATTGCGGGGCGTGCGGTAGATGTGCGCGTTTCGACGCTTCCCACGCAGTATGGCGAACGGGTCGTGATGCGCCTGCTTGATAAAAATAATGCCAGGCTGACGCTCTCTTATTCAGGTATGTCTGCCGCCTGCCGCGAAGGGCTGACCCAGTTGGTACATCAGCCACACGGATTGATTCTGGTCACCGGACCCACTGGATCGGGTAAAAGCACCACGCTTTATGCGGCGTTGAATGAGATTGACAGCGGTGTACGCAACGTCATGACCGTCGAAGACCCGATTGAATATGAGCTGGACGGGATTGGACAAACCCAGGTAAACAGCAGGGTGGAGATGACCTTTGCCCGTGGACTGAGGGCGTTACTGCGTCAGGATCCCGACGTGGTATTAGTGGGTGAAATACGCGATGCAGAGACGGCACAGGTCGCCGTACAGGCTTCCATGACCGGACATCTGGTGCTTTCCACACTTCACACTAATACCGCTGCCGGCGCCATTACCCGACTGCAGGATATGGGGATAGAGCCCTTTCTGCTCGCCAATACGCTGGCCGGGGTGATGTCCCAGCGGCTGGTGCGTACCCTGTGCACTCACTGCAGCACACAGACAACGGCAAGCCTGGAGGAGCAGCAACTTACAGGCTGTTTGCAACCGACATTGATGCTTTCTCGTGCAGTAGGATGTGAGCATTGTAAGCAGACCGGCTATCAGGGGCGAACCGGCATTCATGAGCTGATTATTCTCGATCAGGAGGTAAGGACGGCGCTGAGCCAGGGGAAAAGCGAGCAGGAGATTGAGGCGCTGGTCCATCAACGCACGGCTACGCTGCGGCAGGACGGTATAAGCAAGGTGCTGGCCGGATTAACAACCCTGGAAGAGGTCGCCCGGGTGACGAGGGAAGTCTGA